Proteins from one Salvelinus sp. IW2-2015 linkage group LG9, ASM291031v2, whole genome shotgun sequence genomic window:
- the znf593 gene encoding zinc finger protein 593: MGKSKQIGNHNSTRKKSIGKTWKTKNYKKHLDEIHADMKPSAAAKLLKQEVDYDVTGSAQHYCLHCARYFIDVKALKDHFKTKVHKKRIKLLKDEPYTQAEADRAAGMGSYIPHKTVEVKTQEVEEKMD, from the exons ATGGGGAAATCCAAACAGATCGGAAACCACAACAGTACCAGGAAGAAGAGTATTGGCAAGACATGGAAGACAAAGAATTATAAGAAGCACTTGGACGAAATCCATGCAGACATGAAGCCCTCAGCTGCAGCCAAGTTGCTCAAACAGGAGGTGGACTATGATGTCACTGGCAGTGCCCAGCACTACTGTTTACATTGCGC ACGATATTTTATTGACGTGAAAGCCCTGAAGGACCACTTTAAAACCAAAGTGCACAAAAAACG GATTAAGCTGTTGAAGGATGAACCCTACACTCAGGCAGAAGCAGATAGAGCTGCAGGTATGGGTTCTTATATACCTCACAAAACCGTAGAGGTGAAAACACAAGAGGTGGAAGAGAAGATGGACTGA